A region of the Streptococcus oralis Uo5 genome:
ACAAAAGCCAATATCAAAACACTTAGGAGAAAATCTAGGGCGTTGACAGTAGTTGGCTACATTTTTGTTTTAATAACGATTTTTTCAGCCTATCGTTATCTGGCTGTTTCTGATTTTCAGTTTTTACTTATGTACATGTTAGGGATTGGTATTCTTACATATATGGTCTATGATTTTCAGATGAAAACGCGCAAACGACTGTTCAAGGAGCTGATGGAGATATTACAGGACGATAGCCGAGGAAAAGAGGGAGAAATGTAAGATGAGAAAAATCATTTATATAGGCCAAGGATGCCAGCAATCCGTCTACTATAACACAAGGACGAGAGAGGCTTTAGCGACAGAATATAGCAACTTGCCAGATAGTGAAGGCGCCATCAGTTCAAAGAAATCCAAGTGGCCTTGGGTTGTCTTCTTTGCTTTCTTGCTAGTTGCTATTATCGGTATTTGGATTCGTTCCTTGATAGCACCCTTTAGATTGAGTGAGTGGATGGCACCTATCCATCTAGCCGCAATCCTTTTCGTTTTTATCGGAAGTGTTTATGGATTTGAAAAACTCTTCTACAGTGGGGCTAAGTCGCTTGTCCCAGCAAGTGAAGAGCAGTTTAAAGATGCTGTTGAAAGTAGTACTTTTTGGAGGAAGTCTCCAGATAAGGAACCAACAGTCGATAAAATCATCTTGTATCTATTTGTTATCCTCGTTCTTCTATTTGTTTTTGTTATTGTTGTGTTCTTTGCCATACCTGGGACCTTCATTCCCTACTATGAACATGAATGGTTTGAGCCGTCGATGTTCATGGTGCCAATCGGAGCAACGATCGTCCCAATTAGTGTCGTACTGCTCTTGTTCCAAAACAACCCTATCCGCTGGCTGTTAGACGTACGAAAATACAAGCAGGGGAAAGTATTATTTAGGGAAGAGAAGAACTAGAAACACGAGAGAAACGCTATTACCATTACCAGTGGTTGGTGATGGTGATGTTTTATCAACAACCTATGATAAAATTGAAGTTTCTGATTATAGTGATTAGTGAAAACTGTGGTGATTTTATATGAGAAAAATAATTTTTATTGGACAGAGCGGTGATAAGGCCGTTTACTATAATACGCGAACAAAAGAGGCTCTTGTAGCAGATAAGAGTGCCTTGTTAAATACAGAAGGGGCTAGGAGATCGAATAGGGGGATTGCTCCTTTAATTGCTATATTCTCTTTGTTAGGTTTACTCGGAGGATTTGTTGCAATACCAATTTTCTCAGGCCTTCGTTATAATAGTGGGATGGTTCCTATTTTTATTCTTTGTCTTTCCTTTATCCTATTTGGATTTATATGGATGATGGAAGTCGCCTTATATAAAGGAGTGAAACGAGTCCAAGGAGCAACAAAGAAAGAGTTTAAAGAAGCAGTTTATTCAAATTTGTTCTGGGAAAATTTTAGTGAGAAAAAAGCGACGTTTGCGAAAATGTTGGCTTTTATGATTGTCATGCTACTAGTTTTTATGACTACTATAGTAATATTTGCTGCTGCAATTCCGGGCACTATTGACTCATTCAATAAGCAAGAGGCATTTGATATACAAATCTTTTTCTCGCCTTTAGCAGGTCTCTTTCCTGCCTTGTTGTACCTTTTCTTATTCCAAAACAACCCTATCCGCTGGCTCTTAGCTGTGCGAAAGTATGAACAGGGGAAAGTAATATTTAGGGAAGAAATAGAAAAGAGGGAATGATAATGTCACAAGAGAGATATTTGCAAATCAAAAAAGAGCATCAAGTTCGTAAGTTTGTGGGGCGTTTCCTCTTCATTCTTCTCGCTATACTCGATGTTCTACTGGTATCAAGTCATTCCAATTATGTCCCGCTTGTAACGGTGGCTATGGTAACGATTGTGCCTTTTAATCATTTTCTACTTGGTCCTCTTAGGAGGCAGAAAAAAGCTATAGAAAAAGAGCATCCAGAATGGAAAATACTCAGCACACAGGGAGTAAGGGTTCCCTCGGCTGAAGCCAATAAAAGAACCTTGGCTGGTATTGGGATCTTGATGGCCTTGCTGTTGTCTTTTGGGCTATTTTATAAACCTGTGAAACAGTCGAACGTCCAAGTAAACAATCCGCCTAAACTTGATTTTAACACGCCTGAAACGTCCAAGCCTTCTGAGTCTGAGTCGTCGAGTTCCTCTAAGACCAAAGAATCCAGTTCCTCAGAGCCGAAATCCTCGTCTTCGACTGAACAAAGTTCTAAAACCGAAAGTTCAGGAACAAAGCCGTCAAAAAGCGAATCCAATAATCCTTATTACCAGATTCCAGGACTTACTGACGAACAGGTGAGAGATATCATATCGAAATCTGTGAAAGATTTGAGAGAAAAACAGTCAAAAGAAAAATCCGAGGAATAGACTCGAGGACTTCAATGTCCTTCTGGACGAGTTAGTTTTGGGATTTTACCGTATAGAATAACAGGAGGAGTTCATATGAATAAAGAAGTGATTGGTTTGATAGTTGGGACAATCGTCATCTTCCTATCTTTTGTATTTGTGTGTGGGACCTTTCTTTTCCTCTATCTTCGAGATCAGAAGTTGGTCCGCCTTGCCAAGTCATCCGTTTCTGGAACGGTTATCGGCTATAGCCGTTTTCGTGAGGGGTATCCACCTATCGTCGAATACACGGTGGATGGGATTGCTTATAAGAAAACCTTGCAGTATTTTATGTTCAAAACGGTCACAATTCCGTGGGGGACTACTAAATTTTTAAAGGACTATACAAGAGAAGATATGCTGGCACCTTCAATCACTCGCTACAGCAACTCCTTTGTTTCCTTCAAACGCTTGATGCAGACCCATTTCCCCCTTCATTCGGAGCTGACAGTCTGGTATGATCCAGACAAGCCGACCAGGGCCTATGTCGAACGTTACAGCGGAATGAACAAGTTTTACAAGTGGTTTGGTATCGGATTTGGGCTGGCTCTAGTTATAGTCTATGGGATAGTGATCCTAGCCTTTTTGTCCAATTTGTCCAAGATATACGCATAAAGGTCAGTTGGTTAATAGGAAATTTAATTTCCCATCGAGCTTCAAGGAGGACAGAGTTTCTTTTCCATTTCCATGCTTATCAATCTTTTCTATCCGATACAGAGAAAAGGTTGCCTCCTACAAATACAGACAGGAAGTGAATTTTGACAAAGCCCCTTATTCGAGATATAATGAAGAAAAAGTGACCAAGGATAAATCAATGACAAACTCAAAGTATATAACACGCCTGAAACGTTCAGAGGGTCAGTTGCGTGGGATTCAAAAGATGATTGAAGAAGATCGTGACTGCGCAGATATTGTTACGCAGTTGACAGCAGTGAAATCTAGCGTTGAGCGCGTGATTGAGATGATCATTACTGAAAATCTCACTGACTGTATCAACCAACCACTAGACGACCCCGAGGCTCAAAAGGAACGCCTAGAAAAGGCCATCCGATACCTGATTAAACGAAAATAAACTAATTTGCTATTGATAAACAATGCAGACAAAGGTATTTAAGTTTGTTCCGACAAAAAAATCATGTCGGACAAACGGATGATTTCCCCCAAATACCAATGAGCAAACCTCTTTTTAGATACCATCAATTTGCTTCGTTTTATAGAAGCGACGGGCTACGAATCCTATATCAGTGGGTTGCAGAAATGAAAAAACCGATTAAGGAACTTAATCGGTTTTTTCATTATTCTACTTGACCGGGCCAAGCATTCATACCACCTTCTACATTGATAACGGTGAGGCCTTGGGCGCTTAGAAATTCACAAGCAGATGCGGATCGCACTCCACCTTGACAGATGACATGGTATTCCTGGTCAGGTTTGAGTTCTTTGTAACCTTGCTCCAAGGTACTTAACGGAAGATTTTTGGCACTTGGTGCATGTCCTGCTTGGAATTCATGCACTTCACGTACATCGATAAGATTTAGATTTTCATTTAGGTATTTTTCATAAAAGTCAGCCATGCTGATACTAGTTTCCATATTTGACTCCTTCTGGATTAGCCATTTTATATTGTGAATAAGCGCCATCAAGGCTTTGGACGGTAAATCCTGCCTGCTGGAGGCTGTTCTTTGCAATATAGCGATGTAGGCCTGGTTCTTGTCTGGTTCATCCAAGTTCTCCCATAGTTCGCTTAGGGGGATGTGGATGGTGTCAACCTTAAGTCGACCACTTTGGAATTCGCCACTTGTCCGTACATCAAGGAATTTCTTTCCCTTAGTCAGTTCGTCTTCGAGCTGGTACCATTGGATATTATCGCTCAGACCTTCGATAAGGTTCAAGGCTACGTAGCCCATTTTATGCTTCTAGATGACCTTACCTGTCCAAGCGCTCATACCGCCTCGGACATTGATGACATCATAGCCTTTTTTCTTAAGCTTTTTCGCAGCTAGTTTGCTTCGTACACCAGAATGACAAATGACATAAAGTGTTTCTTTTGTCGCTGGTGTATAAGATCCGATTTCGGTTAGAGGGACATTCTTGGCGTTTTTGATATGACCCCTACGGAATTCTATAGGCGTCCGAACATCCAGTAGCTGAATCGGTTCTCTGAGTTTAGCTTCTAACTCGCTGGTCGAAATACTGTCAATTTTTGTAAATAATAAGTGAAACATAGGCACCTCCAAATATACCCTTATGGGGTATATTAAACCATGAAGTCAAGCTTTTGTCAAGCAAGTTGTTTTGACTTGGGAGGGAATTAGTTTCGAGAGTCTAGAAAGCAGGCTATTCTTGACCTTTCAAAGGCTTTTTGATATGATGAGTCCAAAGTAAGTGTGAGGTGATAAGATGGCTAGCGAATACCAGAAAATGATAGCAGGGGAGCCTTACCGTCCGTCGGACCCAGAGTTGCGTGTCTTGGCACAAGCTTCTCGCCAAAAACAGGCTGCCTTTAACAAGGAAGAAGATCCCTTGAAGGGAGCGAATATTATCAAGACTTGGTTTGGCTCAACTGGGCAAAATCTCTATGTCAATCCACGCTTGGTGGTGGACTACGGTGTCAATATCCATCTAGGGGAAAATTTTTATTCTAATTGGAACTTGACTATGCTGGATGTTTGTCCGATTCGCATCGGGAACAACGCCATGCTTGGCCCCAACTGTCAGTTTTTAACCCCACTCCATCCACTGGATCCGGATGAACGCAATTCAGGGGTCGAATACGGCAAGCCCATCACCATTGGAGATAATTTCTGGGCTGGAGGTAGCGTCATTGTCCTTCCTGGAGTGACACTGGGAAATAATGTCGTTGCAGGAGCAGGGGCCGTGATTACCAAGTCCTTTGGCGACAATGTTGTCCTAGGTGGGAATCCTGCGCGTGTTATCAAGGAAATCCCAGTAAAAGAAAACTAAAAAGAACAGCCCAAGCTGTTCTTTTTATGAGCTTTAGTCTTATAAATTTTTCTTCTTTTTGGCTTTCTTGGTCAAGGAGACATTGCACTGAGAAATCTTGCTTGTCAGGTAGCTTGTCAGTTGGAAGTCGTCTACTTGAGGATTAAGATCGACTTCGTAGACGGTTTGCAAGGATTCACCAGCGTTGCTGGTATCTACTGAGATAAGGTCAGACTCGGTGCAAAATTGATCCAGCGCGACCTGGATAGTATCTAGGCGGTCTTCTTTATTGGGAAGTGTGATGGTCAAGAGTCTACGACGTTGGTGATTGCTCTTGCTCTGTTGTTTTTCCAAAAGGAGCCAAATACCTAGGATAAAGACCGTGAAGAGAACGGCTAAGAGAAGGTAGCCTGTCCCTGCCGCCAGACCGATGATCATGGCTAGAAAGATAGCGATTAGCTCTCGAGAGCCACTCGTTGCAGAACGAAAACGAATGAGACTAAAGGTCCCTGCCACTGCAATGGACGTTCCGAGACTACCATTGACGAGGAAGATAACCAGCGTCATCAAACAAGGTAAAAGGGTCAAACTGATGACAAATTCCCGTGTGTAAAGAGTCCGTTGCTTGTAGGCCCAGCTGAGTGCTAGTCCTAGAAAAAGGCTGACGACGAGGGCGAGTAGGAGTTGGAGGGGGTCAGCAGTGGCGGTTGCGTCGTTGAAAATAGAGTTAAAA
Encoded here:
- a CDS encoding DUF3592 domain-containing protein; the protein is MNKEVIGLIVGTIVIFLSFVFVCGTFLFLYLRDQKLVRLAKSSVSGTVIGYSRFREGYPPIVEYTVDGIAYKKTLQYFMFKTVTIPWGTTKFLKDYTREDMLAPSITRYSNSFVSFKRLMQTHFPLHSELTVWYDPDKPTRAYVERYSGMNKFYKWFGIGFGLALVIVYGIVILAFLSNLSKIYA
- a CDS encoding metal-sensitive transcriptional regulator; amino-acid sequence: MTNSKYITRLKRSEGQLRGIQKMIEEDRDCADIVTQLTAVKSSVERVIEMIITENLTDCINQPLDDPEAQKERLEKAIRYLIKRK
- a CDS encoding rhodanese-like domain-containing protein; its protein translation is METSISMADFYEKYLNENLNLIDVREVHEFQAGHAPSAKNLPLSTLEQGYKELKPDQEYHVICQGGVRSASACEFLSAQGLTVINVEGGMNAWPGQVE
- a CDS encoding rhodanese-like domain-containing protein — its product is MFHLLFTKIDSISTSELEAKLREPIQLLDVRTPIEFRRGHIKNAKNVPLTEIGSYTPATKETLYVICHSGVRSKLAAKKLKKKGYDVINVRGGMSAWTGKVI
- a CDS encoding sugar O-acetyltransferase, producing the protein MASEYQKMIAGEPYRPSDPELRVLAQASRQKQAAFNKEEDPLKGANIIKTWFGSTGQNLYVNPRLVVDYGVNIHLGENFYSNWNLTMLDVCPIRIGNNAMLGPNCQFLTPLHPLDPDERNSGVEYGKPITIGDNFWAGGSVIVLPGVTLGNNVVAGAGAVITKSFGDNVVLGGNPARVIKEIPVKEN
- a CDS encoding DUF4956 domain-containing protein encodes the protein MSNLFNSIFNDATATADPLQLLLALVVSLFLGLALSWAYKQRTLYTREFVISLTLLPCLMTLVIFLVNGSLGTSIAVAGTFSLIRFRSATSGSRELIAIFLAMIIGLAAGTGYLLLAVLFTVFILGIWLLLEKQQSKSNHQRRRLLTITLPNKEDRLDTIQVALDQFCTESDLISVDTSNAGESLQTVYEVDLNPQVDDFQLTSYLTSKISQCNVSLTKKAKKKKNL